In one Nocardia tengchongensis genomic region, the following are encoded:
- the pgeF gene encoding peptidoglycan editing factor PgeF has protein sequence MTSAAPVFRTRRVVTTRAGGFSHAPYDSFNLGDHVGDDPEAVRRNRVRLAESIGLPPQRLVWMEQIHGRNVEIVDGPRAEPVPATDALVTTRRDLALVVLTADCVPILLSDDEAGVIAAVHAGRIGARIGIVPRVLEAMVSVGAKPERIGAFLGPAASGRQYEVPAAMRADVEARLPGSATTTAKGTPGLDLRAGIRRQLQAAGVSAVAMDPRCTIEDKTLFSHRRGAPTGRLAGVIWMSSEGVSE, from the coding sequence ATGACTTCAGCGGCACCGGTGTTCCGGACCAGGCGGGTGGTGACCACGCGCGCGGGCGGGTTCTCGCACGCGCCCTACGACTCGTTCAATCTGGGCGACCACGTGGGTGACGATCCGGAGGCGGTGCGGCGCAACCGGGTTCGGCTCGCCGAGAGCATCGGGCTGCCGCCGCAGCGGCTGGTGTGGATGGAACAGATCCACGGGCGGAACGTGGAGATCGTGGACGGCCCGCGCGCGGAGCCGGTCCCTGCCACCGATGCGCTGGTGACCACTCGGCGTGATCTGGCGCTGGTGGTGCTGACCGCCGACTGCGTGCCGATCCTGCTGTCCGACGACGAGGCCGGGGTGATCGCGGCCGTGCACGCCGGGCGGATCGGGGCGCGCATCGGGATCGTGCCGCGGGTGCTGGAGGCGATGGTGTCGGTGGGCGCGAAGCCCGAGCGCATCGGCGCGTTCCTGGGTCCGGCGGCCAGCGGTCGCCAGTACGAGGTGCCCGCCGCGATGCGCGCCGATGTGGAGGCGCGGCTGCCGGGCAGCGCGACCACCACGGCCAAGGGCACGCCGGGCCTGGATCTGCGCGCGGGCATCCGCCGGCAGCTGCAGGCGGCCGGCGTCAGCGCGGTCGCGATGGACCCGCGGTGCACCATCGAGGACAAGACGCTGTTCTCCCACCGTCGCGGCGCGCCGACAGGCCGACTCGCCGGTGTGATTTGGATGTCATCCGAGGGGGTTTCAGAATGA